One Lutra lutra chromosome 18, mLutLut1.2, whole genome shotgun sequence genomic window carries:
- the SRRM2 gene encoding serine/arginine repetitive matrix protein 2 isoform X9, whose protein sequence is MYNGIGLPTPRGSGTNGYVQRNLSLVRGRRGERPDYKGEEELRRLEAALVKRPNPDILDHERKRRVELRCLELEEMMEEQGYEEQQIQEKVATFRLMLLEKDVNPGGKEETPGQRPAVTETHQLAELNEKKNERLRAAFGISDSYVDGSSFDPQRRAREAKQPAPEPPKPYSLVRESSSSRSPTPKQKKKKKKKDRGRRSESSSPRRERKKSSKKKKHRSESESKKRKHRSPTPKSKRKSKDKKRKRSRSTTPAPKSRRAHRSTSADSASSSDTSRSRRCTDHSEDTVPAL, encoded by the exons ATGTACAACGGGATCGGGCTGCCGACGCCCCGGGGCAGCGGCACCAACGGCTACGTCCAGCGCAACCTGTCCCTGGTGCGGGGCCGCCGGGGTGAGCGGCCTGACTACAAGGGAGAGGAGGAACTGCGGCGCCTGGAGGCTGCCCTGGTGAAGCGGCCTAATCCTGACATCCTGGACCACGAGCGCAAGCGGCGCGTGGAGCTGCGATGCCTCGAGCTGGAGGAGATGATGgaagagcaggg GTACGAGGAACAGCAAATTCAGGAAAAAGTGGCTACTTTTCGACTCATGTTGCTGGAGAAGGATGTGAACCCTGGGGGCAAGGAAGAGACCCCAGGACAGAGGCCAGC GGTAACTGAGACTCACCAGTTGGCagaactgaatgagaagaaaaatgagcGACTCCGCGCTGCCTTTGGCATCAGCGATTCCTATGTGGACGGCAGCTCTTTTGATCCTCAGCGCCGTGCTCGAGAAGCTAAACAACCAGCTCCAGAGCCCCCTAAACCTTACAG CCTTGTCCGGGAGTCCAGCAGTTCCCGCTCACCAAccccaaagcaaaagaagaaaaaaaagaagaaagatagaggACG CAGGTCAGAGAGCAGCTCTCCTCGacgggagaggaagaagagctcTAAGAAGAAGAAGCACAG GTCAGAGTCTGAATCCAAAAAACGGAAGCATAG GTCTCCCACTCCAAAGAGCAAACGTAAATCTAAGGACAAGAAGAGGAAGCG GTCTCGAAGTACAACACCAGCCCCCAAGAGCCGCCGGGCCCACCGTTCAACATCTGCtgactctgcttcctcttctgatACTTCCCGTAGTCG GCGCTGCACAGACCATTCGGAAGACACGGTCCCTGCCCTCTAG
- the SRRM2 gene encoding serine/arginine repetitive matrix protein 2 isoform X5, giving the protein MYNGIGLPTPRGSGTNGYVQRNLSLVRGRRGERPDYKGEEELRRLEAALVKRPNPDILDHERKRRVELRCLELEEMMEEQGYEEQQIQEKVATFRLMLLEKDVNPGGKEETPGQRPAVTETHQLAELNEKKNERLRAAFGISDSYVDGSSFDPQRRAREAKQPAPEPPKPYSLVRESSSSRSPTPKQKKKKKKKDRGRRSESSSPRRERKKSSKKKKHRSESESKKRKHRSPTPKSKRKSKDKKRKRSRSTTPAPKSRRAHRSTSADSASSSDTSRSRSRSAAAKTHTTALTGRSPSPVSGRRGEGDAPSKEPGTTNTGQPSSPEPSTKQPSSPHEDKDKEKSAGRLSPSPERSSTGPEPPAPTLLLAEQHGGSPQPLETTTLSQEPVNPPSEASPPRGRSLPKSPEKPAQSSSESCPPSPQPTKVSRHASSSPESPKPAPAPGSRREISSSPASKSRSHGRAKRDKSHSPTPSRRVGRSRSPTTTKRGRSRSRTPTKRGHSRSRSPQWRRSRSAQRWGRSRSPQRRGRSRSPQRLGWSRSRNTQRRGRSRSARRGRSHSRSPATRGRSRSRTPARRARSRSRTPARRRSRSRTPARRRSRSRTPARRGRSRSRTPARRRSRTRSPVRRRSRSRSPARRSGRSRSRTPARRGRSRSRTPTRRGRSRSRTPARRGRSRSRTPARRGRSRSRTPARRRSHSRSVVRRGRSHSRTPQRRGRSGSSSERKNKSRTSQRRSRSNSSPEMKKSRISSRRSRSLSSPRSKAKSRLSLRRSLSGSSPCPKQKSQTPPRRSRSGSSQPKAKSRTPPRRSRSGSSPPSNQKSKTPSRQSCSSSSPQPKVKSGTPPRQGSVTSSQANEQSVTPQIQSRSESSPDPEVKSATPSRHSCSGSSPPRVKSSTSPRRSRSGSSSPQPKVKAVMSPVQSHSGSSSPSPSRVTSKTPPRQSRSESPCSKVEARLLQRHSRSRSSSPDTKVKPGTPSRQSHSGSTSPYPKAKPQTPSGHNICGSKSPCSQEKLKDLTAQSSGSFSLCPGVKTNTSPGELYFAAASLQQKGQSQTSPDPRSDTSSPEMKQSHSESPSVQSKSQTPLKGGRSRSSSPITEPAPRSPAKQASELSSPRLKSGMSPEQSKSQSDSSPYPAVDSKSLMGQSRLEPSELKEKTVLLLQEEMTASSPRPRDKSSPLPVQDKPDSSPVLREIPKTPSRERGGGVGSSPDPKDQSVLAKPSQDEELMEVVEKSEESSKQVLSHLSPELKEVAGSNFESSPEIEERPTVSLTLDQSQSQTSLEVEGPAVPSTWSGPHFSPEHKELSNSPPRENSFGSPLEFRNSSAVAEMNTGFSPEVKEDLNGSFPNQLETDPFVDLKEQSTRSSRRSSSELSPDAVEKAGMSSNQSVSSPVLDAVPRTPSRERSSSASPELKDGLPRTPSRRSRSGSSPGLRDGSGTPSRHSLSGSSPGMKDIPRTPSRGRSECDSSPEPKALPQTPRPRSRSPSSPELNNKCLTPQRERSGSESSVEQKTVARTPLGQRSRSGSSQELDGKPSASPQERSESDSSPDSKAKIRVPLRERSRSGSSPEVESKSRPSPRRSRSGSSPEVKDKPRAAPRAQSGSDSSPEPKTPALRALPRRSRSGSSSKGRGPSPEGSSSSESSPEHPPKSRTVRRSSRSSPEPKTKSRTPPRRRSSRSSPELTRKARLSRRSRSASSSPETRSRTPPRRRRSPSVSSPEPAEKSRSSRRRRSASSPRAKTTSRRGRSPSPKPRGLQRSRSRSRREKTRTTRRRDRSGSSQSTSRRRQRSRSRSRVTRRRRGGSGYHSRSPARQESSRTSSRRRRGRSRTPPTSRKRSRSRTSPAPWKRSRSRASPATHRRSRSRTPLVSRRRSRSRTSPVSRRRSRSRTSVTRRRSRSRASPVSRRRSRSRTPPVTRRRSRSRTPTRRRSRSRTPPVTRRRSRSRTPPVTRRRSRSRTSITRRRSRSRTSPVTRRRSRSRTSPVNRRRSRSRTSPVTRRRSRSRTPPAIRRRSRSRTPLLPRKRSRSRSSLAIRRRSRSRTPRTTRGKRSLTRSPPAIRRRSASGSSSDRSRSASPPATRNHSGSRTPPVALNSSRMSCFSRPSMSPTPLDRCRSPGMLEPLGSSRTPMSVLQQAGGSLMDGPGPRIPDHPRTSVPENHAQSRIALALTAISLGTARPPPSMSAAGLAARMSQVPAPVPLMSLRTAPAAGLASRIPAASAAAMNLASARTPAIPAAVNLADSRTPATAAAMNLASPRTAVAPSAVNLADPRTPTAPAVNLAGARTPAALAALSLTSSGTSPAAANYPSSSRTPQAAAPANLVGPRSAHATAPVNIASSRTPPALAPASLTSARMAPALSGANLTSPRVPLSAYERVSGRTSPPLLDRARSRTPPGGPGSRTPPSALSQSRMTSERAPSPASRMVQAPSQCVLPPAQDRPRSPVPSAFSDQSRAMLAQTTPVAGSQSLSSGTVAKTTSSAGDHNGMLSGPVPGMSHPEGGEPPASTGAQQPSALAALQPAKERRSSSSSSSSSSSSSSSSSSSSSSSSSSGSSSSDSEGSSLPAQPEVALKRVPSPVPAPKEAAREGRPQELTPAKRKRRSSSSSSSSSSSSSSSSSSSSSSSSSSSSSSSSSSSSSSTSSPSPAKPGPQVLPKPASPKKPPPGERSLFPVSLPPRHSLPHVARGIFLKRTSGYFPPLHKSFRDALWPAG; this is encoded by the exons ATGTACAACGGGATCGGGCTGCCGACGCCCCGGGGCAGCGGCACCAACGGCTACGTCCAGCGCAACCTGTCCCTGGTGCGGGGCCGCCGGGGTGAGCGGCCTGACTACAAGGGAGAGGAGGAACTGCGGCGCCTGGAGGCTGCCCTGGTGAAGCGGCCTAATCCTGACATCCTGGACCACGAGCGCAAGCGGCGCGTGGAGCTGCGATGCCTCGAGCTGGAGGAGATGATGgaagagcaggg GTACGAGGAACAGCAAATTCAGGAAAAAGTGGCTACTTTTCGACTCATGTTGCTGGAGAAGGATGTGAACCCTGGGGGCAAGGAAGAGACCCCAGGACAGAGGCCAGC GGTAACTGAGACTCACCAGTTGGCagaactgaatgagaagaaaaatgagcGACTCCGCGCTGCCTTTGGCATCAGCGATTCCTATGTGGACGGCAGCTCTTTTGATCCTCAGCGCCGTGCTCGAGAAGCTAAACAACCAGCTCCAGAGCCCCCTAAACCTTACAG CCTTGTCCGGGAGTCCAGCAGTTCCCGCTCACCAAccccaaagcaaaagaagaaaaaaaagaagaaagatagaggACG CAGGTCAGAGAGCAGCTCTCCTCGacgggagaggaagaagagctcTAAGAAGAAGAAGCACAG GTCAGAGTCTGAATCCAAAAAACGGAAGCATAG GTCTCCCACTCCAAAGAGCAAACGTAAATCTAAGGACAAGAAGAGGAAGCG GTCTCGAAGTACAACACCAGCCCCCAAGAGCCGCCGGGCCCACCGTTCAACATCTGCtgactctgcttcctcttctgatACTTCCCGTAGTCG GTCTCGAAGTGCAGCAGCAAAAACCCATACAACTGCCTTGACTGGGCGAAGTCCTTCCCCCGTTTCAGGGCGGCGAGGGGAGGGAGATGCACCTTCTAAGGAACCAGGTACCACCAACACAGGGCAGCCTAGCAGCCCAGAGCCCTCTACAAAGCAGCCTAGCAGTCCGCATGAAGACAAAGACAAGGAG AAATCTGCAGGTCGACTTAGCCCCTCTCCGGAAAGGAGCAGCACAGGCCCAGAACCACCTGCTCCCACTCTGCTCCTTGCTGAGCAACATGGCGGCTCCCCACAACCCCTTGAAACAACCACCTTAAGTCAGGAGCCAGTGAACCCCCCATCTGAGGCTTCCCCACCCAGGGGCCGTTCACTACCTAAGTCTCCTGAGAAACCAGCCCAGTCTTCTTCAGAGAGCTGTCCACCATCCCCTCAACCCACCAAAGTTTCTCGACATGCGAGCTCTTCCCCTGAAAGTCCTAAACCTGCACCAGCTCCTGGGTCCCGCCGAGAGATTTCTTCTTCTCCCGCATCCAAGAGTCGTTCACATGGCCGGGCAAAGCGGGATAAGTCACATTCTCCTACCCCTTCTCGAAGGGTAGGAAGGTCCCGTAGCCCTACCACTACTAAGAGGGGACGCTCTCGGTCTCGAACCCCTACCAAGAGAGGTCATTCTCGGTCCCGGTCCCCTCAGTGGCGTAGGTCCCGGTCTGCACAGAGGTGGGGACGATCCAGAAGCCCCCAGCGACGTGGGCGCTCTAGGTCTCCTCAGCGACTAGGCTGGTCTAGAAGCAGAAATACCCAGAGAAGAGGCAGGTCTAGATCGGCGAGGCGAGGCAGGTCACATTCTAGATCCCCAGCCACTAGGGGCAGATCTCGTTCTAGAACGCCAGCCCGTCGGGCCAGGTCTCGCTCTAGAACACCCGCCAGGCGGAGATCACGATCCAGAACACCCGCCAGGCGTAGGTCTCGCTCTAGAACACCAGCCCGGCGGGGCAGATCTCGCTCTAGAACACCTGCTAGGCGCAGATCTAGGACCCGATCACCAGTACGACGGAGGTCTCGTAGCAGATCACCAGCCAGGAGAAGTGGCAGGTCACGTTCTAGAACCCCAGCAAGACGTGGTCGGTCACGCTCTAGAACCCCAACCAGAAGAGGGAGATCTCGGTCTAGAACACCTGCAAGACGAGGACGGTCTCGGTCTAGGACACCTGCAAGGCGAGGACGGTCTCGGTCTAGGACACCTGCAAGACGAAGATCTCATAGTAGAAGTGTAGTTAGACGGGGTAGATCTCACTCTAGAACTCCACAAAGAAGAGGCAGATCTGGTTCATCTTCAGAGCGGAAGAACAAATCCAGAACGTCACAGAGAAGGAGCAGGTCTAACTCAAGCCCAGAAATGAAAAAATCTCGCATTTCTTCAAGGCGGAGTAGGTCTCTCTCTTCACCACGGTCCAAAGCAAAATCTCGCTTGTCTTTGAGGCGAAGCCTTTCAGGGTCCTCTCCGTGTCCTAAACAGAAGTCTCAGACACCACCAAGGCGCAGTCGCTCTGGATCATCCCAACCAAAAGCTAAATCTAGGACGCCACCAAGGCGAAGTCGTTCTggttcttctcctccttctaATCAGAAATCTAAAACACCATCAAGACAAAGTTGTTCCAGTTCATCTCCTCAACCTAAAGTGAAGTCTGGAACGCCACCAAGGCAAGGGTCTGTAACAAGTTCCCAGGCAAATGAACAATCTGTAACACCACAAATACAGAGCCGTTCAGAATCATCACCTGACCCTGAGGTGAAATCTGCAACCCCTTCGAGACATAGCTGCTCTGGGTCCTCTCCTCCTAGAGTGAAATCTAGCACATCTCCGAGACGGAGCCGATCTGGGTCATCATCTCCACAACCCAAAGTGAAGGCAGTCATGTCACCCGTCCAAAGCCATTCTGGCTCCTCTTCTCCAAGTCCTAGCAGGGTGACCTCTAAAACACCTCCAAGGCAAAGCAGATCAGAGTCTCCTTGCTCCAAGGTGGAAGCTAGATTATTGCAAAGACACAGCCGTTCTAGGTCCTCCTCACCAGATACCAAAGTGAAACCTGGAACGCCATCAAGACAAAGTCACTCAGGGTCTACTTCGCCATACCCTAAGGCCAAGCCCCAAACTCCATCAGGGCACAATATTTGTGGATCAAAGTCACCATGTTCCCAAGAGAAATTGAAAGACTTAACAGCACAAAGTTCTGgatccttctctctgtgtccaggAGTAAAGACTAACACATCACCAGGAGAGCTGTATTTTGCTGCCGCCTCTTTGCAACAGAAAGGACAATCTCAAACTTCACCAGACCCTAGGTCTGATACTTCAAGTCCCGAAATGAAACAGAGTCACTCTGAGTCTCCGTCTGTGCAGAGCAAATCTCAGACACCTCTTAAAGGTGGCCGGTCCAGGTCCTCATCTCCAATCACTGAGCCGGCCCCCAGATCTCCGGCAAAACAAGCAAGTGAATTGTCAAGTCCTAGGCTAAAATCTGGAATGTCTCCTGAGCAGAGCAAGTCTCAGTCTGACTCTTCCCCATATCCTGCAGTGGACTCTAAATCTCTTATGGGGCAGAGTAGATTGGAGCCTTCtgaattgaaagagaaaacagtctTACTCCTTCAGGAGGAGATGACTGCGTCCTCTCCTAGACCAAGAGACAAATCGAGTCCTCTTCCAGTGCAGGACAAGCCTGATTCCTCACCAGTACTCAGAGAGATACCTAAAACCCCATCAAGGGAAAGAGGTGGTGGTGTTGGATCATCTCCAGATCCAAAAGACCAAAGTGTGTTAGCTAAGCCAAGCCAAGATGAAGAATTAATGGAGGTGGTAGAGAAATCAGAAGAATCCTCAAAGCAGGTCCTCTCCCATTTGTCTCCAGAACTTAAAGAAGTGGCTGGGAGTAACTTTGAATCATCTCCTGAAATAGAAGAAAGACCCACTGTGTCTCTGACTCTTGACCAAAGCCAGTCGCAGACTTCCTTGGAAGTAGAAGGCCCTGCAGTGCCGTCAACTTGGAGTGGGCCACATTTTTCTCCAGAACATAAAGAACTCTCTAACTCTCCCCCAAGGGAGAATAGTTTTGGATCACCTTTAGAATTCAGAAACTCAAGTGCTGTTGCAGAAATGAATACTGGGTTTTCTCCTGAAGTCAAAGAAGACTTGAATGGATCTTTTCCTAATCAGCTGGAGACAGATCCATTTGTAGACCTTAAAGAACAATCTACAAGGTCTTCTAGACGCAGCAGTTCTGAGTTATCCCCAGATGCAGTGGAAAAAGCGGGAATGTCTTCAAATCAGAGTGTTTCCTCACCAGTACTTGATGCAGTACCCAGAACACCGTCACGGGAAAGAAGTAGCTCTGCCTCTCCTGAGCTGAAAGATGGCTTACCCAGAACCCCTTCACGGAGAAGCAGGTCTGGGTCTTCTCCAGGACTTAGAGATGGGTCTGGGACTCCCTCAAGACACAGTTTGTCTGGGTCCTCTCCTGGAATGAAAGATATACCTAGAACACCATCCAGGGGGAGAAGCGAATGTGATTCTTCTCCAGAACCAAAAGCTTTGCCTCAGACTCCTAGACCAAGAAGTCGTTCACCATCGTCCCCGGAGCTCAACAACAAGTGTCTCAccccccagagagagagaagtggatcAGAATCCTCAGTTGAACAGAAGACTGTAGCTAGGACTCCGCTTGGTCAGAGAAGTCGATCTGGATCTTCTCAAGAACTTGATGGGAAACCAAGTGCATCCCCTCAAGAAAGAAGCGAGTCAGACTCCTCTCCAGATTCTAAAGCTAAGATACGAGTGCCACTCAGAGAGAGGAGTCGCTCTGGATCATCTCCAGAGGTGGAGAGCAAATCGCGCCCTTCTCCTCGGCGCAGTAGATCTGGCTCCTCTCCTGAAGTTAAAGATAAGCCAAGAGCAGCACCCAGGGCACAGAGTGGTTCTGATTCCTCTCCTGAACCCAAGACTCCTGCCCTTCGGGCTCTTCCCAGACGAAGCAGATCAGGTTCATcaagcaaaggcagaggcccttCTCCTGAAGGAAGCAGCAGTTCAGAGTCATCTCCAGAACACCCACCCAAATCCAGAACTGTTAGGAGAAGCTCTAGGTCCTCACCAGAGCCCAAGACCAAGTCCCGTACTCCACCTCGCCGTCGCAGCTCTCGATCGTCTCCTGAGCTGACCAGGAAGGCCAGACTTTCTCGTAGAAGCCGGTCTGCGTCGTCCTCACCAGAGACCCGTTCTAGAACTCCCCCAAGACGCCGAAGAAGTCCTTCAGTGTCTTCCCCAGAGCCAGCTGAAAAGTCGAGATCCTCACGCCGCCGGCGCTCAGCTTCATCCCCACGTGCTAAGACAACCTCAAGGAGAGGCCGTTCTCCTTCGCCAAAGCCTCGTGGGCTCCAGAGGTCCCGTTCCCGCTCAAGGAGGGAGAAAACCAGAACGACTCGACGTCGAGATAGATCTGGATCTTCTCAGTCAACCTCTCGGAGAAGACAGAGGAGCCGGTCAAGGTCTCGGGTCACTCGTCGGAGGAGGGGAGGCTCTGGTTACCACTCAAGGTCTCCTGCCCGGCAGGAGAGTTCCCGAACTTCTTCCCGGCGCCGAAGAGGCCGTTCTCGGACACCCCCAACCAGTCGGAAGCGGTCCCGCTCACGCACTTCACCAGCCCCATGGAAACGTTCAAGGTCTCGGGCCTCTCCTGCCACTCACCGGCGATCCCGCTCCAGAACACCTCTGGTCAGCCGCCGTCGGTCCAGGTCTCGAACCTCACCAGTCAGTCGGAGACGATCAAGGTCCAGGACATCAGTGACTCGACGAAGATCTCGATCCAGAGCATCCCCAGTGAGTCGAAGGCGATCCAGGTCTAGAACGCCACCGGTAACCCGCCGTCGTTCGAGGTCCAGAACACCAACACGCCGGCGCTCCCGTTCTAGAACTCCACCAGTGACCCGAAGAAGGTCTAGATCTAGGACTCCACCAGTAACCAGGAGGCGATCACGAAGCAGAACATCTATTACTCGCAGAAGATCGAGATCCAGAACATCCCCAGTTACTCGTAGGAGATCTAGATCTCGCACGTCTCCAGTAAATCGCAGGAGGTCCCGCTCTCGAACCTCTCCAGTGACACGCCGCCGATCTCGATCCCGAACGCCTCCAGCTATTCGGCGCCGCTCTAGGTCTCGGACCCCACTGTTGCCACGCAAACGTTCTCGAAGTCGCTCTTCACTTGCCATCCGCCGCCGTTCTAGGTCCCGTACTCCGCGAACAACTCGGGGCAAACGGTCCTTAACAAGATCTCCTCCTGCCATCCGAAGGCGTTCTGCATCTGGAAGTAGTTCTGACCGTTCACGTTCTGCTAGTCCTCCAGCAACAAGGAATCATTCTGGTTCTCGGACACCTCCAGTAGCACTCAATAGCTCCAGAATGAGCTGCTTTAGTCGTCCTAGCATGTCACCAACACCTCTGGACCGCTGTCGATCACCTGGAATGCTCGAACCCCTTGGCAGCTCTAGAACACCCATGTCTGTCCTGCAGCAGGCTGGTGGCTCTCTGATGGATGGTCCAGGTCCTCGAATTCCTGATCACCCAAGAACATCTGTGCCAGAAAATCATGCGCAGTCAAGAATTGCGCTTGCCCTGACAGCCATCAGTCTTGGCACTGCTCGGCCGCCTCCATCCATGTCTGCTGCTGGCCTTGCTGCAAGAATGTCCCAGGTTCCAGCTCCAGTGCCTCTTATGAGTCTCAGAACGGCCCCAGCTGCTGGCCTTGCCAGTAGGATTCCTGCAGCCTCTGCAGCAGCCATGAACCTGGCCAGCGCCAGGACACCTGCCATACCAGCGGCAGTGAATCTGGCTGACTCGAGAACACCAGCTACAGCAGCAGCCATGAACTTGGCCAGTCCCAGAACAGCTGTGGCACCTTCTGCTGTGAACCTTGCTGACCCTCGCACCCCTACAGCCCCAGCTGTGAATCTGGCAGGAGCCAGAACCCCAGCTGCCTTGGCGGCTTTGAGTCTCACCAGTTCTGGCACATCCCCAGCTGCTGCAAACTATCCCTCCAGCTCCAGAACACCCCAGGCCGCAGCCCCTGCAAACCTGGTGGGTCCTAGATCTGCACATGCCACAGCTCCTGTGAATATTGCCAGCTCAAGAACCCCTCCTGCCTTGGCACCTGCAAGCCTCACCAGTGCTAGAATGGCTCCAGCCTTGTCTGGTGCAAACCTTACCAGCCCCAGGGTGCCCCTGTCTGCCTACGAGCGTGTTAGTGGCAGAACCTCACCACCGCTTCTTGACAGAGCGAGATCCAGAACCCCGCCGGGAGGCCCAGGTTCCAGAACCCCACCATCTGCCCTGAGCCAGTCTAGAATGACCTCTGAGCgggctccctctcctgcctctagAATGGTCCAGGCTCCCTCACAGTGTGTTCTCCCTCCAGCTCAGGATAGACCTAGGTCCCCTGTGCCGTCTGCTTTTTCTGACCAGTCCCGAGCTATGCTTGCCCAGACCACCCCTGTAGCAGGGTCTCAGTCCCTTTCCTCTGGGACAGTGGCCAAGACCACGTCCTCTGCTGGTGACCACAACGGCATGCTCTCTGGCCCTGTCCCTGGGATGTCCCATCCTGAGGGTGGGGAACCACCTGCCTCCACTGGGGCCCAGCAGCCTTCTGCACTGGCCGCCCTGCAGCCGGCAAAGGAGCGGCggagttcctcctcctcctcctcctccagttcCTCTTCGTCGTCGTCGTCTTCAtcgtcctcttcctcctcctcctcttctggttCCAGTTCCAGCGACTCAGAGGGCTCTAGCCTTCCTGCTCAACCTGAGGTAGCACTGAAGAG GGTGCCCAGCCCCGTCCCAGCCCCAAAGGAGGCTGCTCGAGAGGGACGTCCTCAGGAGCTGACCCCAGCCAAGCGGAAGAGGCGCTCTAGTAGCTCCagttccagctcctcctcctcttcctcctcctcctcctcctcttcgtcctcctcctcctcctcttcgtcgtcgtcctcctcctcttcctcctcctcctcttctacttcctccccctcccctgctaaGCCTGGCCCTCAGGTCTTGCCCAAACCTGCAAGCCCCAAGAAGCCGCCCCCTGGCGAGCGGAG CCtcttccctgtctccctgcctccacgCCATTCTCTTCCACACGTAGCCAGAGGGATCTTTCTAAAACGCACATCTGGTTACTTCCCTCCACTCCACAAATCCTTCCGGGACGCCCTGTGGCCTGCAGGATAA